A DNA window from Camelina sativa cultivar DH55 chromosome 17, Cs, whole genome shotgun sequence contains the following coding sequences:
- the LOC104755471 gene encoding rho GDP-dissociation inhibitor 1-like, producing the protein MGLKDEENKAEGSSEEPKGQGLSRKNSHSSICPTDDDDEEEEEDKKLDIGPMIALKEQLEKDKDDESLRRWKEQLLGSVDLEEVGETPDPVVKILTLTLRSPEREDMVLTIPENGKPTSKGPWFTLKEGAKYSLVFSFRVTNNIVSGLRYSNTIWKTGIKVYSRKEMLGTFSPQAEPYNHVMFEETAPSGLLVRGSYSVKSKFVDDDNKCYLENNYNFDIRKNWV; encoded by the exons ATGGGTTTGAAAGATGAAGAGAATAAAGCTGAAGGGTCTTCAGAAGAGCCAAAGGGACAAGGGCTAAGCAGGAAAAACAGCCATAGCTCTATATGTCcgactgatgatgatgacgaagaggaagaggaagacaagAAACTTGATATTGGTCCCATGATCGCTCTCAAAGAACAGCTCGAGAAAGACAAG gaTGATGAAAGCTTGAGGAGATGGAAGGAGCAACTCCTAGGTAGCGTGGATCTTGAGGAGGTCGGAG aaaCTCCGGATCCGGTGGTAAAGATATTGACCTTAACACTTAGGTCACCGGAAAGAGAGGACATGGTACTAACGATCCCGGAAAACGGAAAACCGACTTCGAAAGGACCATGGTTCACTCTCAAAGAAGGCGCTAAGTACAGTCTTGTATTTAGTTTCCGTGTCACCAATAACATTGTGTCCGGCCTACGGTACAGCAACACAATCTGGAAGACCGGAATTAAGG TGTATAGTAGAAAGGAGATGCTAGGGACGTTTAGTCCACAGGCGGAACCTTACAATCATGTCATGTTTGAGGAAACTGCCCCCTCTGGTTTGCTTGTTAGAGGCTCCTATTCCGTTAAATCCAAG TTCGTCGATGACGATAATAAGTGCTACTTGGAGAATAACTACAACTTCGACATTCGGAAGAATTGGGTGTGA
- the LOC104770884 gene encoding fumarylacetoacetase, translating to MALLKSFIDVSPDSHFPIQNLPYGVFKPESNSTPRPAVAIGDLVLDLSAIAEAGLFDGPILKDADCFLQPNLNKFLAMGRPAWKEARSTLQKILSSNEPILRDNDVLRSKSFYEMSKVEMIVPMVIGDYTDFFASMHHAKNCGLMFRGPENAINPNWFRLPIAYHGRASSIVISGTDIIRPRGQGHPQGNSVPYFGPSKKLDFELEMAAVVGPGNELGKPIDVNNAADHIFGLVLMNDWSARDIQAWEYVPLGPFLGKSFGTTVSPWIVTLDALEPFGVQAPKQDPPPLPYLDEKDSINYDISLEVQLKPSGKDDSCVVTKSNFQNLYWTITQQLAHHTVNGCNLRPGDLLGTGTISGPEPDSYGCLLELTWNGQKPLSLNGTTQTFLQDGDEVTFSGLCKGDGYNVGFGTCTGKIVPSLP from the exons ATGGCGTTGTTGAAGTCCTTTATCGATGTTAGTCCAGACTCACACTTCCCTATCCAGAATCTCCCTTATGGTGTATTCAAGCCGGAATCGAACTCCACTCCTCGTCCTGCCGTCGCTATCGGCGATTTGGTTCTCGACCTCTCCGCGATTGCTGAAGCTGGGCTTTTCGATGGTCCGATCCTTAAAGACGCTGATTGCTTCCTTCAG CCTAATTTGAATAAGTTCTTGGCCATGGGACGGCCTGCGTGGAAGGAAGCGCGCTCTACGCTTCAAAAAATCTTGTCAT CTAATGAACCCATCTTACGAGATAATGATGTTTTGAGGTCAAAGTCATTCTATGAGATG AGTAAAGTAGAAATGATTGTTCCTATGGTGATTGGGGACTATACAGACTTCTTTGCATCTATGCATCACGCAAAGAACTGTGGACTTATGTTTCGTGGACCTGAAAATGCGATAAACCCAAATTG GTTTCGTCTTCCCATTGCATATCATGGAAGGGCATCATCTATTGTCATCTCTGGGACCGACATTATTCGACCAAG AGGTCAGGGCCATCCACAAGGAAACTCTGTCCCATATTTTGGACCATCTAAGAAACTTGATTTTGAGCTTGAAATG GCTGCTGTGGTTGGTCCAGGAAATGAATTGGGAAAGCCCATTGACGTGAATAATGCAGCGGATCATATATTTGGTCTAGTACTGATGAATGACTGGAGTG CTAGGGATATTCAGGCGTGGGAGTATGTGCCTCTTGGGCCTTTCCTAGGGAAGAGTTTTG GGACTACTGTATCCCCTTGGATTGTTACCTTAGATGCGCTTGAGCCTTTCGGTGTTCAAGCTCCCAAGCAG GATCCACCTCCATTGCCATATTTGGATGAGAAAGATTCTATAAATTATGACATCTCTTTGGAG GTTCAACTGAAACCTTCTGGCAAAGATGATTCTTGTGTAGTAACAAAGAGCAACTTCCAAAACTT ATACTGGACCATAACGCAGCAGCTAGCACACCATACCGTTAATGGTTGCAATTTAAGGCCTGGTGATCTCCTTGGAACCGGAACTATAAGCGGACCG GAGCCAGATTCATATGGGTGCCTACTTGAGTTAACCTGGAACGGACAGAAACCTTTATCACTCAACGGAACAACTCAGACATTTCTCCAAGACGGTGACGAGGTGACTTTCTCAGGTTTATGCAAG GGAGATGGCTATAATGTCGGATTTGGAACCTGCACTGGGAAAATTGTACCTTCACTCCCTTGA
- the LOC104755466 gene encoding uncharacterized protein LOC104755466 yields MVEIGGRFMRTAAAFDVAAARARPPCGSSSGSDHSPDDTADLWDMVESFIDREVEEASSKKVPEEEDDKSDEDYEDVKERLREILENHGGEERQRIMGVAVNASRFVVGEKRHFMAYLRGKGFDAGLCKSRWVKFGKNTAGKYEYVDVKGGDENRYIVETNLAGEFEIARPTTRYLSLLAQIPRVFVGTPEELKQLVRIMSFEIRRSMKRAEIYVPPWRRNGYMQAKWFGHYKRTSNEVVSKVKSCDCGLRVGFEELVKTTAFTGFKEWESKRSGLKVGQLTVAFNDSGLGL; encoded by the exons ATGGTAGAGATTGGGGGAAGGTTTATGAGAACAGCGGCGGCTTTTGACGTGGCGGCGGCGCGTGCACGTCCTCCGTGTGGTAGCAGCAGCGGAAGCGATCACTCTCCGGATGACACAGCGGATCTTTGGGATATGGTCGAATCTTTTATCGacagagaagtagaagaagctTCATCTAAGAAGGTtcctgaggaagaagatgataagtCAGATGAGGATTACGAAGATGTGAAGGAGAGGCTTCGGGAGATTCTTGAAAATCACGGAGGCGAAGAACGGCAGAGAATTATGGGTGTGGCGGTGAATGCTAGTCGGTTCGTTGTCGGAGAGAAACGTCACTTTATGGCTTATCTACGTGGCAAAGGGTTTGATGCAG GTCTCTGCAAGTCCCGGTGGGTGAAATTTGGTAAGAACACAGCCGGGAAGTACGAATACGTCGACGTTAAGGGAGGAGATGAGAACCGTTACATCGTCGAGACAAATCTGGCCGGAGAGTTTGAGATTGCTCGGCCAACGACAAGATACCTCTCCCTCTTAGCTCAAATACCACGTGTCTTTGTGGGAACACCTGAGGAGCTAAAACAGCTTGTGAGGATCATGAGCTTTGAGATCAGACGATCAATGAAGCGAGCAGAGATTTACGTGCCGCCATGGAGAAGGAACGGTTATATGCAAGCCAAGTGGTTCGGTCACTATAAACGAACCTCTAACGAAGTGGTGAGTAAGGTTAAGAGCTGTGACTGTGGACTGCGCGTAGGGTTTGAGGAATTGGTTAAGACGACAGCGTTTACTGGTTTTAAGGAGTGGGAGAGTAAGAGGAGTGGTTTGAAGGTTGGCCAGCTTACGGTGGCTTTCAACGACAGTGGATTGGGGTTgtaa
- the LOC104755468 gene encoding uncharacterized protein LOC104755468 has product MKKTYKFQSLFSSLILLIILLSISRDTAATGSGSVCRYPPSRNSCKTCMAEQMNYVCPKCVPVLRCMARCLWGGVNQRKCTTTCGCDTTAKPSLFECKRCVSRCKCSCAA; this is encoded by the coding sequence ATGAAGAAGACCTACAAGTTTCAaagcctcttctcttctctcatcttACTCATAATCCTTCTATCGATTTCGAGAGACACCGCCGCCACCGGCTCCGGTAGTGTCTGCCGGTATCCGCCGTCACGAAACAGCTGCAAGACATGCATGGCGGAGCAAATGAATTACGTTTGTCCTAAGTGCGTGCCGGTTCTCCGATGCATGGCTCGTTGCCTTTGGGGAGGTGTGAATCAGAGGAAATGCACCACCACGTGTGGTTGCGACACCACGGCCAAGCCGTCGCTGTTCGAGTGTAAACGCTGCGTTTCCAGGTGTAAGTGTAGTTGCGCGGCTTAA
- the LOC104755467 gene encoding leucine-rich repeat extensin-like protein 1, whose amino-acid sequence MLFPPLRSFFFLFLLFSVLCLSQIKADQDDESGLGSHIKVDKRLKFENPSLRQAYIALQSWKKAIFSDPFNFTANWNGSDVCSYNGIYCAPSPSYPKTRVVAGIDLNHADMAGYLASELGLLSDLALFHLNSNRFCGEVPLTFDRMKLLHELDLSNNRFVGKFPKVVLSLPSLKFLDLRYNEFEGKIPSKLFDRELDAIFLNHNRFRFGIPTNMGNSPVSALVLADNNLGGCIPGSIGQMGKTLNELILSNDNLTGCLPPQIGNLKKVTVFDISSNSLQGPLPSSIGNMKSLEELHVANNGFAGIIPPSICQLSNLENFTYSSNFFTGRPPVCAAGSLVDAVVNGSMNCIIGLASQRSAKQCSSLLARPVDCSKFGCFNIFSPPPPTFKMAPQFRTLPPPVYVYSSPPPPSSKMSPTFRAYSPPPPPSSKMSPTVRAYSPPPPPYSKMSPTVRAYSPPPPYVYSSPPPPYVYSPPPPPYVYSSPPPPYVYSSPPPPYVYSSPPPPPPSPPPPCPESSPPPPVVYYAPVTQSPPPPSPVYYAPVTQSPPPPSPVYYPPVTQSPQPPSPVYYPPVTQSPPPPSPVYYPPVTPSPPPPSPVYYPSETPSPPPPSPVYYPSETLSPPPPTEYYYSPSQSPPPAKGCNEGHPPQASPSTYEPTPDYSYTSSPPPTPISYPETSLPPIPSVSYDASPPSPPSYY is encoded by the coding sequence ATGTTGTTCCCACCTCTTCGTtcgttcttcttcctctttcttttgttctccGTCCTTTGTTTATCACAGATCAAAGCAGACCAAGACGATGAAAGCGGCTTGGGCAGTCATATCAAAGTAGACAAGCGACTCAAGTTCGAGAACCCGAGCCTACGTCAAGCCTACATTGCTCTTCAGTCATGGAAAAAAGCAATCTTCTCTGATCCTTTCAACTTCACAGCTAACTGGAATGGCTCGGACGTTTGCTCCTACAATGGAATCTACTgtgctccttctccttcataCCCTAAAACCAGAGTCGTTGCAGGCATTGACCTCAACCACGCAGACATGGCTGGTTACTTGGCTTCCGAGCTTGGTCTCCTTTCTGATCTCGCTCTATTCCATCTTAACTCAAACCGTTTTTGCGGTGAAGTACCTCTCACGTTTGATCGCATGAAGCTTCTCCACGAGCTTGATCTTAGCAACAACCGATTCGTCGGTAAGTTCCCTAAGGTTGTCCTCTCTTTGCCTTCCCTTAAGTTCTTGGATCTCCGCTACAACGAGTTCGAAGGCAAGATCCCGTCAAAGCTCTTCGACAGAGAGCTCGACGCTATATTCTTGAACCATAACCGGTTTCGGTTTGGAATTCCCACGAACATGGGGAATTCCCCTGTTTCCGCTTTGGTTCTTGCGGACAACAATCTCGGAGGGTGCATACCGGGAAGTATTGGTCAAATGGGGAAGACACTCAACGAGCTTATCCTCTCCAACGACAACTTAACCGGTTGTTTACCTCCTCAAATCGGAAACCTCAAGAAAGTGACAGTTTTCGACATCAGTTCAAACAGTCTACAAGGTCCGTTACCATCTAGCATCGGAAACATGAAGAGCTTAGAAGAGCTTCACGTGGCTAACAATGGCTTCGCAGGAATCATTCCTCCAAGTATCTGCCAGCTTTCTAACCTTGAGAACTTTACTTACTCTTCCAACTTCTTCACCGGTCGTCCCCCTGTATGCGCAGCTGGTTCGTTAGTAGACGCTGTTGTGAACGGCTCCATGAACTGTATCATAGGTTTGGCTAGTCAAAGATCGGCTAAGCAGTGCTCATCTCTTCTTGCTCGTCCTGTTGATTGCAGTAAGTTTGGATGCTTCAACATCTTCTCTCCACCACCACCCACGTTCAAGATGGCACCCCAGTTCCGGACACTTCCTCCACCGGTTTACGTGTACTCATCGCCCCCACCACCGTCATCCAAAATGTCGCCTACTTTCAGAGCATACTCTcccccaccaccaccgtcgTCCAAGATGTCGCCAACCGTCAGAGCATACtctccaccaccgcctcctTATTCCAAAATGTCCCCAACCGTTCGAGCTTACTCTCCGCCACCGCCTTACGTATACTCATCTCCTCCACCGCCTTACGTATACTCACCTCCTCCACCGCCTTACGTATACTCATCTCCGCCTCCACCGTACGTATACTCATCACCGCCACCGCCTTACGTATACTCATCTCCACCCCCGCCTCCACCAAGTCCACCCCCACCGTGTCCTGAATCGTCTCCGCCACCGCCTGTTGTATACTACGCACCCGTGACACAAAGCCCGCCACCACCATCACCGGTATACTACGCACCCGTGACACAAAGCCCGCCACCACCATCGCCTGTATACTACCCACCGGTAACACAAAGCCCGCAACCACCGTCGCCTGTATACTACCCACCAGTAACACAAAGCCCGCCACCGCCATCGCCTGTATACTACCCACCAGTAACACCAAGCCCGCCTCCACCATCGCCTGTATACTATCCGTCAGAAACACCAAGTCCTCCACCCCCATCACCAGTATACTATCCATCGGAAACACTAAGTCCTCCACCACCAACTGAGTACTACTATTCACCAAGCCAGTCTCCGCCACCAGCAAAGGGATGTAACGAAGGGCATCCACCACAAGCATCACCGAGTACTTACGAACCAACTCCTGACTATTCATAcacatcatcaccaccaccgaCTCCTATTTCCTACCCCGAGACGTCTCTTCCACCGATTCCAAGTGTCTCGTATGATGcgtctcctccttctcctccgtCTTACTACTAG
- the LOC109130036 gene encoding 14 kDa proline-rich protein DC2.15, with the protein MESHRSFSAALFLSFNLMLFAYVSGCNTCLPTKPIPNPNPISNPTKHSCPKDALKLGVCAKILDGAVGTVIGNPPDAPCCSVLQGLVDLEAAVCLCTAIKANILGINIDIPISLSLLINTCGKKLPSDFICA; encoded by the coding sequence ATGGAATCCCACAGATCTTTTTCCGCAGCTCTCttcttatcttttaatctcATGCTTTTCGCATATGTTAGTGGCTGTAACACTTGCTTGCCAACTAAGCCAATCCCAAACCCTAACCCAATCAGCAATCCAACAAAGCATAGCTGCCCAAAAGATGCCCTAAAACTTGGTGTTTGCGCTAAAATACTAGATGGTGCAGTCGGAACTGTAATCGGAAACCCACCTGACGCCCCTTGCTGCTCAGTACTTCAAGGGCTTGTCGATCTTGAAGCTGCCGTTTGTCTGTGTACCGCCATTAAAGCTAACATTCTCGGGATTAACATCGACATTCCCATCTCCTTGAGTTTGCTCATCAACACTTGCGGCAAAAAGCTTCCCTCTGATTTTATTTGCGCCTGA
- the LOC104755474 gene encoding 14 kDa proline-rich protein DC2.15-like, which produces MASRTTSSIALFLALNLLLFTTISACGSCTPCGGGCPSPKPKPTPKPKPTPSPSSGSKKCPKDTLKLGVCANVLNGLLDLTLGKPPVEPCCSLIQGLANLEAAVCLCTALKANVLGINLNLPISLSLLLNVCSKQLPSGFQCE; this is translated from the coding sequence ATGGCTTCAAGAACCACAAGCTCCATAGCCCTTTTCTTGGCTCTCAATCTCCTCCTTTTCACAACAATCTCCGCCTGCGGTAGCTGCACTCCGTGCGGTGGAGGTTGCCCCTCTCCCAAGCCAAAGCCAACccctaaacctaaaccaaccCCAAGCCCTAGCTCTGGCTCGAAGAAGTGCCCTAAAGACACCCTCAAGCTCGGTGTCTGCGCTAATGTGCTCAACGGCCTCCTCGACTTAACCCTTGGCAAGCCACCAGTCGAGCCATGCTGCAGCCTCATCCAAGGACTCGCCAATCTTGAAGCAGCCGTTTGCCTCTGCACCGCCCTTAAGGCTAACGTTCTTGGAATTAACCTGAACCTCCCAATCTCTCTAAGTCTGCTCCTCAATGTTTGCAGCAAACAACTTCCTTCTGGCTTCCAATGCGAATAA
- the LOC104755465 gene encoding uncharacterized protein LOC104755465, giving the protein MKKLYRKGTVHPSPPPQIKSDDHLYSLLPVAIFSLAAVLSPEDREVLSYLISTASYSGDRNPTSRLNKTKVHKKAHFDNHSPLFNCDCFSCYTSYWVRWDMSPSRQLIHEIIDAFEDSLEKKKNNNKKKNVSGKKDRRKRSGKSSSPLLASSSFGTDDSEIPSRLGESVVNSCPCSSELGDGGGCNGGMEPTEEFCGGDARQEAEEEEEKGTVRRFVSFIGEKVFGVWG; this is encoded by the coding sequence ATGAAGAAGCTCTACAGAAAAGGAACCGTACACCCATCGCCGCCGCCGCAGATAAAATCCGATGACCACCTTTATTCTCTTCTTCCGGTCGCTATCTTCTCACTAGCAGCTGTTCTCTCTCCGGAAGACCGTGAAGTTTTGTCCTACCTCATATCAACCGCTTCTTACTCCGGTGACCGAAACCCTACCTCTCGTCTGAATAAGACCAAAGTCCACAAGAAAGCCCATTTCGACAATCACTCGCCTCTCTTTAACTGTGACTGTTTCAGCTGCTATACAAGTTATTGGGTCAGATGGGACATGTCACCGAGTCGTCAGCTTATTCACGAAATCATCGACGCTTTCGAAGAtagcttggagaagaagaagaacaacaacaaaaagaaaaacgtgAGTGGTAAGAAAGATCGGAGAAAACGTTCAGGGaagtcttcttctccacttcttGCTAGCTCTAGCTTTGGTACGGATGATTCAGAGATTCCGAGTCGACTCGGTGAGTCAGTTGTGAATTCATGTCCGTGTTCAAGTGAGTTGGGTGATGGTGGTGGTTGCAACGGCGGTATGGAACCAACGGAGGAGTTTTGTGGCGGAGATGCTCGTCAAgaagcggaggaggaggaggagaaggggACCGTAAGGAGATTTGTGAGTTTCATTGGTGAGaaagtttttggtgtttggGGATAA
- the LOC104755473 gene encoding 14 kDa proline-rich protein DC2.15-like, whose amino-acid sequence MASRTTSSISLFLALNLLLFTTISACGSCSPCGGGCPSPKPKPTPEPKPTPSPSSGSKKCPKDTLKFAVCDNVLKTVFHYTLGKPPVEPCCSLIQGLANLEAAVCLCTALKANVLGINLDLPITLSLLLNVCSKELPPGFQCE is encoded by the coding sequence ATGGCTTCAAGAACCACAAGTTCCATATCCCTTTTCTTGGCTCTCAATCTCCTCCTTTTTACAACAATCTCCGCCTGCGGTAGCTGCTCTCCGTGCGGTGGAGGCTGCCCCTCTCCCAAGCCAAAGCCAACCCCTGAACCTAAACCAACCCCAAGCCCTAGCTCTGGCTCGAAGAAGTGCCCTAAAGACACCCTCAAGTTCGCTGTCTGCGATAATGTGCTCAAAACCGTCTTCCACTACACCCTTGGCAAGCCACCAGTCGAGCCATGCTGCAGCCTCATCCAAGGACTCGCCAATCTTGAAGCAGCCGTTTGCCTCTGCACCGCCCTTAAGGCTAACGTTCTTGGAATCAACTTGGACCTCCCAATCACTCTCAGTCTGCTCCTTAATGTTTGCAGCAAAGAGCTTCCTCCTGGCTTCCAATGCGAATAA
- the LOC104755472 gene encoding KNR4/SMI1 homolog: MATVEVEQVTPAAVENVEVPTKTVEEPVVTQQPEESVTAVTEEETEAPVVETSKEVVVEEAEKKDDETEKKTEEEEVKTEVITEAPAVVEEEKKAEEVTETPAVVEEVTETPAVVEEEKSTEVAAAEEVVVVEKAEE; this comes from the exons ATGGCCACCGTTGAG GTTGAACAAGTGACTCCAGCAGCAGTAGAGAACGTTGAGGTACCAACAAAGACAGTGGAGGAGCCAGTGGTGACCCAACAGCCTGAAGAATCCGTCACCGCCGTGACTGAAGAAGAAACCGAAGCACCAGTCGTAGAAACGAGCAAAGAAGTCGTTGTGGAAGAggcagagaagaaagatgatgaaacagagaagaaaacagaggaggaagaagtgaAGACAGAGGTGATCACGGAAGCCCCGGCAGTTgtagaggaggagaagaaagcagAGGAGGTGACGGAGACTCCGGCGGTTGTGGAGGAGGTGACGGAGACTCCAGCGgttgtggaggaggagaaaTCTACTGAAGTTGCGGCTGCTGAGGAAGTCGTCGTCGTCGAGAAGGCCGAGGAGTGA
- the LOC104755469 gene encoding BAG family molecular chaperone regulator 5, mitochondrial-like, with the protein MKSSKKFSSSATTTTVIHTFYNDHNTPPAPSTKQIPIETPSPAAKSTVRTNSSSAAAAARIQSGYRSHRIRNLYKTISSVNREANRVQSMIQRQDTVDAIRTDEKERLRMNEILMSLLLRLDSVPGLDPSIREARRKVSRKIVGMQEILDSISETKDEIQWWNYNDIGGVDGRQGGGGAWPLYWEEAVEEEMCREKGGEEMERFCAQYLGFRCFQRFLRE; encoded by the coding sequence atgaaaagttcaaaaaaattctcatcGTCGGCAACAACCACCACCGTTATCCACACTTTTTATAATGACCATAATACCCCTCCAGCTCCATCAACCAAACAAATCCCGATAGAAACCCCATCACCGGCGGCGAAATCCACCGTCCGGACTAactcctcctccgccgcagcAGCAGCGAGGATCCAGTCTGGCTACCGTTCTCACAGGATCCGAAACCTATACAAGACAATCTCATCCGTCAATCGAGAAGCGAATCGTGTACAGAGCATGATCCAACGGCAAGACACGGTAGACGCCATTAGAACCGATGAGAAGGAACGTCTTCGGATGAACGAGATTCTGATGTCTCTGCTTCTGAGACTCGACTCCGTACCTGGTTTAGATCCGTCGATCAGAGAAGCTCGGAGGAAAGTGAGCCGCAAGATCGTAGGGATGCAGGAAATACTCGATTCGATCTCGGAGACCAAAGACGAAATTCAGTGGTGGAATTACAACGATATCGGAGGAGTTGACGGCAGACAAGGCGGCGGCGGCGCGTGGCCTTTGTATTGGGAAGaagcggtggaggaggagatgtGTAGAGAGAAAGGCGGTGAGGAAATGGAGAGGTTCTGTGCTCAGTATTTGGGTTTCAGATGTTTCCAGAGATTTCTCAGAGAATGA